CCAACTGCATTTTTGAATTGCTCAAGGGTACTTTCAAAATTAGTTATATCAAAATTCTCACGTTTCATTAAATCAATTTGTGATTTGTACTTTAAGGTTTCCATAGATGCATTTCTTAAAAGAGAAATAATGGGCAAGAAAAATTGCGGTCTTATGACATACATTTTTGGGAATCTATGAGAAACATCTACTATGCCTGAATTATAAAGTTCACTATCTGGTTCTAGAAGCGATACGAGTACTGCATATTCACAAGATTTTTGTCTTCTATCTTTATCTAATTCCTTTAAAAAATCTTCGTTTTTTCTTTTATTAGTTCCATTTAAACTTTCATTCTTCATCTCAAACATTATGGATACGACTTCAGTTTTATTTTCATCAAATTCTCTAAATATATAGTCACCTTTACTTCCAGAAGTGACATCATTATCCTTTTCGAAATATGAGTTTTTAAAAGCAGAGGCACGATTCAGATTAAATTGTGTTTCGCAATGGATTTCTAAGGTTTCTCCTACCATCTTTGTAGATAATCTAGATTTCATTTCTCTTAACTCCTGAATAGTCAGGTCCCTTTCACTGATTTTGCTTTTAAACTTTTCTTCTATTAATTTTTCATTAATTGAATGTTCAAGCCTCATTTTTTCAATGGAATTTGTTAGTGATGAGTTCTCTTTTTCTAAATTAGTAACAGCTTCACTGACTTTGGTTTTTAAAGATAATTCTGAAATTAAATACTGGTTTTTAATTTCATCCTTTAACTTGACTAATTCATTATTCAATGAATTGATTTTATTTGTTGCTTGATTTTTTAAATCATTAAGAGCATTTATTTTCTTTTCTTCAGCTATTTTTAATTTAGATTCAAGAGTTTGTATCTCAGACTCTTTAATGCGATTTTGTTCAATTAACTGTATTTTTAACTCACGTTTTAAAATTTCTAAAGCTTTTTTATTATCTTCTTCAGCCAAAATAAGTCTTTCTTTTATTTGTTTATTGAATTCTTCGTCTTTTATTTGAAGAAGAATTTCTTCAAAGCTGCTTGGATCAATTCGGAAAGTTTTGCCGCATGAAGGACATTTAATATCTTTCATTTTTTAATTATAAGATTGATATTTGAAATGATTTAATATTCGAATTATGTAAAAAGAATATTATTCTTGACTAAGAATAAACAATGATCCAATAATATGCATTAAAAAATAAAATAATTACTCAATAAAAGTCATATTAATCCTGATTCCTTAAGAATATTTATTTTATTCGCTAATTCAATATCTGCGGAAGATATTGAGCGGTCTAAAGTTTTCTGAGATGAAACTGTGTAACCACTATCATCAACAAATTCGTCTTCAGCATCTTTTAGGTGGGCATTCTCACTTTGGAGACCTTTAAAATTATCCGACTTGTATATATTTGACTTACTAATATTACTATATCCAAAATTCGCAATTCCTCTCGCATCTAATGCTTCCTCAACTAATATTCCAACTACCTTAGATCTACTTATAGATTCGCTTTTGGATATTTCATCAATAATTTCAAGTACTCTTTTCCTAGGGAGATACCCTATTCTTTTAACTTTATTTTCCATAAGTCTTTACATATGTCAATATTGTAACACTTCTGTCAAATTAAATCATATTTTGATTAAGAGCAATTATGTGTAAATTTAAATAATAGGATTAAAGTATAATTTTAAAGAACACTCTTACAAAGTTATTTCTCAAATAGTCCTAAGCATAGTTTTGTATGCTTCTTCTAATTACTCTTTCAGATTGGGTCGGATTTCTGAATTTTTCTTAATTTAAATTCTAAATATTATGAAAAATAAACTTTATGATAATGCTGATAGCTTTGCAATGTCATTTGATGAGGCATGGGAAAATATCGACTGTGAGGATATACGTTTAAAGATAGATAAGGTATTTGAACTTTTATCAGACCACCCTTTTCTAATATCTAATCCAGAAAATGCTAGAAAAATGGCAGAATTTAGGATATTTTCATTAAAAAAATTTCAATAATTATTTTTAAATTTTATAAAAATAAATTTTTTTAATTAATCTTAATTATTCAGAATTTAAATAGTTGGTGCATTAAAAAATCCCTTACTGTATAAAAATATTATTATGCCAATAATTGGACCTATCCCAAAAACAAAAAGAACTAATTTTGCAGAATTTTTTGTTTGACCTAATTTTTGATCTTTAAAACTTGAATTAGTTTGATTTTTTTTTGATTTTTTCTTTTTCATGAAGGATATATTACTACAAAGCGACTTTAGAAGATTTTGATATGTTATTGAGTTTGAAATAATTTTTCAATTTAACAAAAATGATATGGGAGTCAAAAAGACCATATTGTATAATGATAAGAATATAAAGGAAATATGAGTGCAACTAAGAGAGAGGAGGTATGTTCTCACCTTAGATATATAAGGTTAGAGCTTAGAGAGATGCATCAAATGCTTATCAAAGAAGATTTGTTACCTGATCTTAATGAAGCAAAGGAGGTACTCGCACAGCTTGATGCTTTATTGGATTTATTATCAGAAAAAAGAGTAACCAAGATAAAAAGCCAATTTTGAAAAATAATATATTTAAAGATAATTTGTAGCTGATTCAATTTTTTTTCTATTATCGTGCATCTGTTCTAATTTATTGTAAATTTCTTTAATTTGGATTTGTATTAGATCGGTGGAATGTATATTACTTAACGCATCTAATGTTGAAAGAAGGCTTTCTTTGGCTTCAATTAAATGTCTACATTCTTTACTGCCTGCTTCGTATGACATGGGATTTTTATAAAATCAAATTATCCCAAATATATTAGAAATTCTTCCGTATTGCTTGATACTCTTATTAAATCAACGTTTATTATTGTAATTTTCATTACATAAAAAGAAATTATTTTTACTAAGATTTATCTAAAACTTATGAAAGGAAACTCAAAGGATTTTAAATTCTGTATTAAGTTGGCCTTAGATAATGCAAAAAAAAGAATTAGTCTGCTAGATAATTCTGACAAAAAGTGCGTGATAGAAGAATACAAGGAATGGTTCAATGATGGTTTAAATAAGCATACAGTCTTACTATTAAGAGATGATCCGATCATCTAAGAATGATTTAAAAATATTTTCTAATTCTTTGCACTAGAAGTAACCCTAAATAAAAAGTAAAGACTTACTATAAAAATTATTGACAGAATAATAGTTAATGAAGAAAAACTATTCATATCTTTATGAATTAAAAAATTTATTTAACTATAGCAGTAAAGTTAAGTAAGTCCTGCATTCAATTTTCTTTAAAAAGTGAAAGAATAAACTTATTCAAACTTTCTTTTTCTAAAAATATTTTTTTATTCTTATAGGTGTTTAATTTCTTAAAAATTAAATCAACTAAGTGATCTGATTTTGGAGTCATATATTAAATTTATTTTTCCAATAAATAAATTTTCTCTTCACCTATTTTATCAGGTTTTGTTATTTTACATCCTTTATCTTTTTCCATATTACAATCTTTTGTGGCAGGAACAGATTTCCATGTGCAAATTTTTTCTTGGGAATCTTCTTTTAAAATATTCCATCCATCATCTAAATAGTCGTTAATACCATCCTCTCCACAAGAAAACTTTATTTCCATTCTTTTCTTTTCTGGTTTAGCATTATCGTCAATATTTTTTCCCGAATTATTTCTGGGATAATCTTTATTAGTTGATGTCCTGCAAGAAATTAAGAAAATTGCAATTAGAATTATCAG
This is a stretch of genomic DNA from Prochlorococcus marinus XMU1412. It encodes these proteins:
- a CDS encoding DUF2130 domain-containing protein is translated as MKDIKCPSCGKTFRIDPSSFEEILLQIKDEEFNKQIKERLILAEEDNKKALEILKRELKIQLIEQNRIKESEIQTLESKLKIAEEKKINALNDLKNQATNKINSLNNELVKLKDEIKNQYLISELSLKTKVSEAVTNLEKENSSLTNSIEKMRLEHSINEKLIEEKFKSKISERDLTIQELREMKSRLSTKMVGETLEIHCETQFNLNRASAFKNSYFEKDNDVTSGSKGDYIFREFDENKTEVVSIMFEMKNESLNGTNKRKNEDFLKELDKDRRQKSCEYAVLVSLLEPDSELYNSGIVDVSHRFPKMYVIRPQFFLPIISLLRNASMETLKYKSQIDLMKRENFDITNFESTLEQFKNAVGKNVSLAQDRFNDAISEIDKSITHLQKTKEALVLSKKHLLSADSKSQDLTVKKLTRNNPTMKKKFNDLNNFEDEVA
- a CDS encoding CopG family transcriptional regulator, with translation MENKVKRIGYLPRKRVLEIIDEISKSESISRSKVVGILVEEALDARGIANFGYSNISKSNIYKSDNFKGLQSENAHLKDAEDEFVDDSGYTVSSQKTLDRSISSADIELANKINILKESGLI
- a CDS encoding alpha-2-macroglobulin translates to MKIVKQFPLIILIAIFLISCRTSTNKDYPRNNSGKNIDDNAKPEKKRMEIKFSCGEDGINDYLDDGWNILKEDSQEKICTWKSVPATKDCNMEKDKGCKITKPDKIGEEKIYLLEK